Proteins encoded together in one Rossellomorea sp. y25 window:
- a CDS encoding GNAT family N-acetyltransferase, with the protein MIITPIEKHQCQAAKDVILSGFLERFGFIDHTLNPDIHDISVEYDGTHHHFFIGKDNDKIICTGAIRKETQDTYRIVRMSVLSPFRKRGLGRIMLNHLEEKAYSLGARTLTLETNKHWADAIQFYQSNGYTYKEEDEVSCYFEKEIPL; encoded by the coding sequence ATGATCATCACACCCATTGAAAAACACCAATGCCAAGCAGCCAAAGACGTGATCCTGTCCGGTTTCCTCGAACGGTTCGGCTTCATCGATCATACCCTGAATCCCGATATTCATGATATTTCTGTAGAGTACGATGGGACGCACCATCATTTTTTTATAGGAAAAGATAACGACAAGATCATCTGTACAGGCGCTATCCGAAAAGAAACCCAGGATACGTATCGGATTGTGAGAATGTCTGTATTATCCCCATTTCGAAAACGAGGTCTTGGCCGCATCATGCTCAATCATTTAGAAGAAAAAGCTTATTCTCTTGGTGCACGCACACTCACCCTCGAAACCAACAAGCACTGGGCGGACGCCATCCAATTTTACCAGAGTAACGGGTACACCTATAAGGAAGAAGACGAGGTTTCATGTTATTTTGAGAAGGAAATTCCATTGTGA
- a CDS encoding YfkD famly protein, translating to MKIMRTALMVILAFFVATTGIHAENSPKKATDKAPKTTEKAPQANEDTSVKIPNSVLNIAKENTYPNSTQDQPYLQPSEWSQELIETSNVKIENPNLIRILNESTMNKAPTIGLRATIYLGEWPLNYASTETSPNWEYQKVNTNYFDNRGGKSNYQIHYVQEAQKVVKGGLTAKVPHAEDVEKMMLIKAMDKSKLPLAFQTIVGAGTKKDQVYNISPKRLGYLYAYAPAINEKGKVTYGEVFLVMKGTKRSIVVKNVTSQGVGAWIPVQDHVHFGFMASETPR from the coding sequence ATGAAAATCATGCGCACTGCTCTTATGGTCATTCTCGCATTTTTCGTTGCAACCACTGGTATCCATGCTGAAAATAGTCCTAAAAAAGCAACTGACAAAGCACCGAAAACAACGGAGAAAGCTCCGCAAGCAAATGAAGATACCAGTGTAAAGATCCCGAATTCGGTTTTAAATATCGCCAAGGAAAATACGTATCCCAATTCCACACAGGATCAGCCGTATCTTCAACCGAGCGAATGGTCTCAGGAATTAATTGAAACATCCAATGTGAAAATTGAAAATCCGAACCTGATTCGGATACTCAACGAATCCACGATGAATAAAGCACCGACGATTGGATTGCGTGCAACCATTTATTTAGGGGAATGGCCTTTAAATTATGCTTCAACGGAGACATCTCCTAACTGGGAGTATCAAAAGGTCAATACGAACTATTTCGATAACCGTGGCGGAAAATCCAACTATCAAATTCATTACGTCCAGGAAGCACAAAAAGTGGTGAAGGGCGGACTCACGGCAAAAGTTCCACATGCAGAAGATGTGGAGAAAATGATGCTTATTAAAGCAATGGATAAATCAAAGCTGCCACTCGCATTTCAAACAATTGTAGGAGCAGGAACGAAGAAAGACCAAGTGTACAATATTTCACCTAAACGACTTGGTTACTTATATGCCTACGCACCAGCGATTAACGAAAAAGGAAAAGTGACCTACGGTGAAGTGTTCCTTGTCATGAAGGGTACGAAACGCTCCATCGTCGTGAAAAACGTAACCTCTCAAGGAGTTGGAGCGTGGATTCCAGTTCAGGATCATGTCCACTTTGGCTTCATGGCAAGCGAAACACCAAGATAA
- a CDS encoding DUF2935 domain-containing protein translates to MTNPIVARSLDEIQFWSRIMKEHALFLSLGFTYDQKQLIEEAQQFIVVFERIEEKLNKYSINTDVRQIQAFNSEVYQAAAAIWNYKRKILGLTLRCEIRSNNYPLLVDHISREAAFFAKRLQELNEGKLVPEQDSIIQENVFFLKIMADHAKFIGHLLDPSERKLVEQAREFSQDFDQLVFQAIDLDSMRPQSETKPMLNQFLNQNKVSVKSLRDFKKTARELIEECRIKSNIHPLLADHTFREAERFLEIIDLFEASLQTK, encoded by the coding sequence ATGACAAATCCGATCGTGGCCCGATCTTTAGATGAGATTCAATTCTGGTCGAGAATTATGAAGGAGCATGCGTTGTTTTTGAGCTTGGGATTCACGTATGATCAGAAGCAATTAATTGAAGAAGCACAACAATTCATTGTGGTTTTCGAAAGAATCGAGGAGAAGCTGAATAAATACTCTATCAACACGGATGTGCGGCAAATCCAGGCATTTAACAGCGAAGTTTATCAAGCGGCAGCTGCGATTTGGAACTATAAGCGGAAAATATTAGGTTTGACATTGCGATGTGAAATTCGCTCTAATAATTATCCCTTGTTAGTGGATCATATTAGCAGAGAGGCAGCATTCTTTGCCAAGCGTCTGCAGGAATTGAATGAGGGGAAACTTGTACCAGAACAGGATTCCATAATCCAGGAAAATGTATTCTTTCTGAAAATCATGGCCGATCACGCGAAGTTTATCGGACATCTATTGGATCCTTCCGAACGGAAATTAGTTGAACAGGCAAGAGAATTCAGCCAGGATTTCGATCAACTGGTTTTTCAAGCGATTGATTTAGACTCCATGCGTCCACAATCAGAAACAAAGCCGATGTTGAATCAATTTCTGAATCAGAATAAGGTTTCAGTTAAGTCATTACGTGATTTCAAGAAAACCGCAAGAGAATTAATTGAAGAATGCAGGATCAAAAGTAATATCCATCCACTATTGGCTGATCACACATTTAGAGAAGCAGAACGATTCCTGGAAATCATCGATCTATTTGAAGCGAGTTTGCAAACGAAATAA
- the pdaA gene encoding delta-lactam-biosynthetic de-N-acetylase, with product MRKSQKVLIIASILVLLIPAQAYAVSNNPIGWGFKKSQNEAPAEAGAQHDQLLDKYDAFYKGSPDKKVLYLTFDNGYENGYTGQILDVLKQEKVPATFFVTGHYLLSAEDLVKRMVKEGHIVGNHSWHHPDFTASSDQKIREELEKVKVKTKELTGQKEMNYLRPPRGVFSERTLQIAKEEGYTHVFWSVAFIDWKTDQQRGWQYSYDNIMAQAHPGAIILLHSVSKDNADAMEKAIKDLKKRGYTFKSLDEHPMMKK from the coding sequence TTGCGGAAATCACAAAAAGTGTTGATAATAGCGTCAATCTTAGTATTGCTCATCCCGGCACAAGCCTATGCAGTTTCAAACAACCCGATAGGCTGGGGATTTAAGAAGAGTCAGAATGAAGCTCCTGCAGAAGCAGGGGCTCAGCATGATCAGCTGCTTGATAAATATGATGCTTTTTACAAAGGATCACCGGATAAAAAAGTCCTGTATCTGACCTTTGATAATGGGTATGAAAATGGCTACACAGGTCAGATCCTTGATGTGTTGAAGCAGGAAAAAGTGCCAGCCACCTTCTTCGTGACAGGGCACTACTTACTAAGCGCTGAAGACCTGGTCAAGCGCATGGTAAAGGAAGGGCACATCGTTGGGAACCATTCCTGGCATCACCCGGACTTCACGGCAAGCTCCGATCAGAAAATCCGTGAAGAGTTGGAAAAAGTAAAAGTGAAAACGAAAGAGTTGACAGGTCAGAAAGAAATGAACTACTTGCGTCCACCAAGAGGCGTATTCTCTGAACGTACGCTTCAAATCGCGAAAGAAGAAGGCTACACCCACGTCTTTTGGTCAGTCGCCTTCATCGATTGGAAAACCGATCAGCAAAGAGGCTGGCAATACTCGTACGACAATATCATGGCCCAAGCCCATCCAGGCGCAATCATCCTTCTGCACTCCGTCTCCAAAGACAACGCAGACGCCATGGAAAAAGCCATAAAAGACCTAAAGAAAAGGGGCTACACCTTCAAAAGCCTGGATGAACATCCAATGATGAAAAAATAA
- a CDS encoding fumarate hydratase, with the protein MNKETLQQSMYDLIVETSTNLPKDVRRAIRTAKARENAGTRSAMSLDTISNNVKMADDNVSPICQDTGLPTFKIKTPVGVNQLDIKEAIYAAMVQATKDGKLRPNSVDSLTGANSGDNLGLGTPVIKFEQWEKDYIDARLILKGGGCENKNIQYSLPCELEGLGRAGRDLDGIRKCVMHSVYQAQGQGCSAGFIGVGIGGDRSSGYDLAKEQLFRSVDDVNPNEDLRKLEEYVMDHANELGIGTMGFGGETTLLGCKVGVMNRIPASFFVSVAYNCWAFRRLGVKLDVESGGIDEWFYQEGEKIDLTQGSEAELETAAASSGEQPNVVVLQAPITEEKIRELKVGDVVQINGRMYTGRDAIHKHLSENDAPVDLDGQIIYHCGPVMLKDDEGNWHVKAAGPTTSIREEPYQGDIMKRFGIRAVIGKGGMGPKTLAALKDHGGVYLNAIGGAAQYYADCIKGVDGVDLMQFGIPEAMWHLNVEGFTAVVTMDSHGNSLHEEVDKSSLEKLAQFKEPVFK; encoded by the coding sequence ATGAATAAAGAGACATTACAGCAAAGTATGTACGATTTGATTGTGGAAACATCCACAAACCTGCCAAAGGATGTTAGACGTGCGATCCGCACGGCGAAAGCCCGTGAGAACGCCGGCACGCGTTCGGCTATGAGCCTGGACACGATTTCAAATAACGTAAAGATGGCGGATGACAATGTATCACCGATTTGTCAGGATACAGGGCTTCCGACTTTTAAAATAAAAACACCGGTCGGCGTGAATCAGCTTGACATCAAAGAAGCGATTTATGCTGCGATGGTACAGGCGACGAAGGACGGAAAGCTTCGTCCTAACTCAGTTGATTCATTGACCGGGGCAAACTCTGGAGACAATCTTGGCTTAGGGACACCGGTCATCAAGTTCGAGCAGTGGGAGAAGGATTACATCGATGCGCGCCTGATCTTAAAGGGCGGCGGTTGTGAAAATAAAAACATCCAGTACAGCCTTCCGTGTGAGCTTGAAGGACTGGGCCGTGCCGGACGTGACTTGGATGGGATCCGTAAATGCGTGATGCACTCGGTGTATCAGGCTCAGGGACAAGGCTGCAGTGCCGGTTTCATCGGAGTTGGAATCGGAGGAGATCGTTCTTCAGGCTATGACCTGGCAAAAGAACAATTATTTCGTTCCGTTGATGATGTGAATCCGAATGAAGATCTACGTAAGTTAGAAGAGTACGTAATGGACCATGCGAATGAGCTTGGAATCGGCACGATGGGATTCGGCGGTGAAACGACGCTGCTTGGCTGTAAAGTCGGTGTGATGAATCGTATCCCTGCAAGCTTCTTCGTATCCGTTGCTTATAACTGCTGGGCATTCCGTCGCTTAGGGGTGAAGCTTGATGTTGAATCAGGCGGTATCGACGAATGGTTCTACCAGGAAGGCGAGAAGATTGACCTTACTCAAGGATCTGAGGCTGAGCTTGAAACGGCAGCGGCTTCATCCGGGGAACAGCCGAATGTTGTGGTACTGCAAGCTCCGATCACGGAAGAAAAGATCCGTGAGTTGAAAGTGGGAGACGTGGTTCAAATCAACGGGCGCATGTACACCGGCCGTGATGCGATCCACAAACATTTGAGTGAGAATGATGCACCGGTGGATCTTGATGGCCAAATCATCTACCATTGTGGTCCGGTCATGCTGAAGGACGATGAGGGCAACTGGCACGTGAAAGCGGCTGGCCCGACAACATCGATTCGTGAGGAGCCTTATCAAGGGGACATCATGAAGCGATTCGGCATCCGTGCTGTCATCGGGAAAGGCGGAATGGGACCGAAAACCCTTGCTGCCTTGAAAGATCATGGCGGTGTTTACCTGAATGCCATCGGTGGAGCGGCACAGTACTACGCAGATTGCATTAAAGGCGTAGACGGAGTGGATCTGATGCAGTTCGGTATTCCTGAAGCGATGTGGCACCTGAATGTGGAAGGCTTCACAGCGGTTGTAACGATGGATTCACATGGTAACAGCCTTCATGAAGAAGTGGATAAATCTTCATTGGAAAAATTAGCTCAGTTTAAAGAGCCAGTTTTTAAATAA
- a CDS encoding DUF4825 domain-containing protein produces MMIFNKLVSMLFLSLMVFLTGCASTSEKSNITSIEDVNVDTLKENSGTYVGDNSKVSAILQELPGGETIQEVDLSGEMVEVTYGNKEGGLSESDVDEFWFDGNHADRKNFYYNAIYMTLLVPNAREYHFQIDESMVSVSRDKMVKNLQDEFEQFPTGEAIWDKKVVSEFIDEHNGKLTEMATKYQTFFE; encoded by the coding sequence ATGATGATTTTCAATAAATTAGTGAGCATGTTGTTTCTTTCCTTGATGGTGTTCTTAACAGGGTGTGCAAGCACTAGTGAAAAGTCCAATATCACTTCAATAGAAGATGTGAACGTTGATACGTTAAAAGAAAACAGTGGAACCTATGTCGGGGATAACTCCAAGGTCAGTGCGATCCTTCAGGAATTGCCCGGTGGAGAGACCATTCAGGAAGTCGATCTTTCAGGAGAAATGGTGGAGGTGACCTACGGCAATAAAGAAGGGGGCCTTTCTGAAAGTGATGTGGATGAGTTTTGGTTTGACGGTAATCATGCCGACCGCAAGAACTTTTATTACAACGCCATCTACATGACCCTACTCGTTCCGAATGCCCGGGAATATCATTTCCAGATAGACGAATCCATGGTATCCGTTTCAAGGGACAAAATGGTCAAGAACCTCCAGGATGAATTTGAGCAATTCCCAACAGGAGAGGCCATCTGGGATAAAAAAGTCGTGTCTGAATTCATCGATGAACATAACGGGAAACTAACCGAAATGGCGACGAAGTATCAGACATTTTTTGAGTGA
- the yfkAB gene encoding radical SAM/CxCxxxxC motif protein YfkAB: MKTDTLSKKMSIDHDPWEAYLDVDEHGDITLSNIEFTTTTLCNMRCEHCAVGYTLSPKDPSALPIELILEKLDDIKTLRSLSITGGEPMMSKKSVENYVLPLLKYAHSRGVHTQINSNLTLDLDRYLLIAPYLDVLHISHNWGTVDEFIDVGFANMERKPTREQRQKLFDRMIENSRALSERGVLVSAETMLNKNTLPYLEKIHRQVVDEMKCGRHEIHPMYPSDFASSLETLSLEETREAIRDILSFRDEDVWMLFGTLPFYPCSSSQEDLDFLTELYAAKNVSVRNDPDGRSRLNVNIFTGDVIVTDFGDTPPLGNITKDTLPAIFEKWKEQPLAKELNCHCPMARCLGPNVLVKSMYYGDVDFSEREAKISR, encoded by the coding sequence ATGAAAACTGATACTCTCTCCAAGAAAATGTCGATTGACCATGATCCTTGGGAGGCTTACTTAGATGTGGATGAGCATGGTGATATCACGCTTTCCAATATAGAATTCACCACCACAACGCTCTGTAACATGAGATGCGAGCACTGTGCCGTCGGTTACACCCTGTCTCCGAAGGATCCAAGCGCTCTTCCCATAGAATTGATTCTCGAGAAGCTCGACGATATTAAAACACTTCGTTCCCTTAGTATTACCGGCGGAGAGCCGATGATGTCAAAGAAATCCGTTGAAAATTATGTCTTGCCATTACTCAAGTATGCACATTCCAGAGGCGTACATACCCAAATCAATTCAAATCTGACCCTGGATCTTGACCGCTATTTACTTATTGCCCCTTACCTGGATGTCCTGCACATCTCTCACAATTGGGGAACGGTCGATGAGTTCATCGATGTCGGCTTTGCCAATATGGAACGAAAGCCAACAAGGGAGCAGCGTCAGAAACTCTTTGACCGCATGATCGAAAACAGCCGTGCACTTTCTGAGCGTGGAGTCCTTGTCTCGGCAGAAACCATGTTAAATAAAAACACCCTGCCCTACTTGGAAAAAATCCATCGTCAAGTAGTAGACGAAATGAAGTGTGGTCGTCACGAAATTCACCCAATGTACCCTTCCGATTTCGCTTCAAGCCTAGAAACTCTTTCATTGGAAGAAACACGTGAAGCAATTAGAGACATTCTTTCCTTCCGTGATGAAGACGTGTGGATGCTATTTGGAACGCTGCCATTCTATCCATGCAGCTCTTCACAGGAAGACTTGGATTTTCTGACTGAACTCTATGCAGCTAAAAATGTTAGCGTCCGTAATGATCCCGACGGCCGTTCCCGTCTGAACGTAAATATATTCACCGGTGATGTCATCGTCACTGACTTCGGCGACACGCCGCCACTTGGAAACATAACAAAGGATACGCTTCCTGCCATTTTTGAAAAGTGGAAAGAACAACCTCTTGCGAAAGAGTTGAACTGTCACTGCCCTATGGCCCGCTGCCTTGGACCGAACGTCCTGGTGAAGTCTATGTATTATGGTGATGTTGACTTTTCGGAGCGTGAAGCGAAGATTTCTCGATAA
- a CDS encoding SE1561 family protein, with the protein MGKAISDKDSQVSYLKQRLNLFVDVLDSIDPEQADIDDIDRLIAMIDDIEVKCEQFKKSE; encoded by the coding sequence TTGGGTAAAGCTATCAGCGATAAAGACTCACAAGTGAGCTATTTAAAACAACGCCTGAACCTGTTCGTCGACGTTCTGGACTCAATCGACCCTGAACAAGCGGATATAGACGATATCGACCGCCTTATTGCGATGATCGATGATATAGAAGTAAAATGCGAGCAATTTAAGAAGAGTGAGTAA
- the cax gene encoding calcium/proton exchanger has translation MNKIFALLVFAGVPISVIGSLLHWPNVIMFVIYCVTIIALAAFMGRSTESLAVVSGPRIGGLLNATFGNAVELIISIFALKAGLVGVVLASLTGSVLGNLLLVAGLSFFVGGIKFKRQKFNVFDARHNSGLLMFAIIVAFVIPEVFAQDMNEAKTMSLSIGVSVILIALYLFALFFKLVTHRGVYQHEGEEGAHAHEEPEWSKGKALLILAASTAAVAYVSERLVHTFEEVGNTFGWSELFIGVIIVAIVGNAAEHASAIIMAYKNKMDIAVEIAVGSTLQIAMFVAPVLVLISLFFETSMPLVFTLPELVAMVSAVLVTIVISNDGETNWFEGLTLLAAYFIMGIGFYLL, from the coding sequence TAATCTATTGTGTGACGATCATTGCCCTTGCAGCATTTATGGGAAGGTCGACGGAAAGTTTGGCCGTTGTGTCAGGACCCCGTATCGGCGGGTTGCTTAATGCCACCTTTGGAAATGCGGTTGAACTCATTATTTCAATTTTTGCGTTAAAAGCTGGTTTGGTTGGCGTCGTGCTTGCCTCCTTAACTGGATCCGTACTTGGAAACCTTCTATTAGTTGCCGGGTTGTCCTTCTTTGTTGGGGGAATCAAGTTCAAACGTCAGAAGTTTAATGTGTTTGATGCCCGTCACAACTCGGGGCTGCTTATGTTTGCCATTATCGTTGCTTTCGTGATTCCGGAAGTATTCGCCCAGGATATGAACGAAGCGAAGACCATGTCCCTTTCAATTGGTGTGTCTGTTATTTTAATCGCCCTTTATTTATTTGCCCTATTCTTTAAATTAGTCACTCACCGCGGGGTGTATCAGCATGAAGGCGAAGAAGGTGCGCACGCTCATGAAGAACCGGAGTGGAGTAAAGGGAAAGCATTACTGATCCTTGCCGCCTCTACAGCAGCCGTTGCCTATGTATCTGAACGCCTCGTTCATACCTTTGAAGAAGTAGGGAACACATTCGGCTGGAGCGAACTGTTCATAGGGGTCATCATCGTAGCCATCGTCGGAAACGCTGCCGAGCATGCGTCGGCGATCATAATGGCTTATAAAAATAAGATGGATATCGCTGTGGAGATTGCAGTTGGATCTACCTTGCAGATCGCGATGTTTGTAGCGCCGGTTCTTGTATTGATTTCACTGTTTTTCGAAACGAGCATGCCGCTGGTGTTTACGTTACCGGAACTGGTGGCCATGGTTTCAGCAGTACTTGTCACGATCGTCATATCCAATGACGGGGAGACGAACTGGTTTGAAGGACTGACCCTACTCGCAGCCTATTTCATCATGGGGATCGGATTTTATCTACTATAA